One Streptomyces coeruleorubidus DNA segment encodes these proteins:
- a CDS encoding CapA family protein, giving the protein MGGGVVTLFLCGDVMLGRGVDQILAHPCDPALREAYVEDARSYVRLAQSAHGPVPAPVDPSWPWGEALRVLDEAAPDARIVNLETSVTRGDTFAPDKEIHYRMHPANLPALAVARPDLTVLANNHVLDFGRPGLLETLDSLARAGLRTAGAGRDAEQAYAPAAVPLPGDRRLLVLALGARSSGIPSGWAATADRPGVAYVPELSPAAADSVLRHVRRIRRAGDVIVVSVHWGTNWGFRVPREQVRFARALVDGGVDVVHGHSSHHPRPLEVYRDRLILYGCGDFVDDYEGITGYEEYRDDLRLAFLVSVEAVSGRLAGLRMVPLRARRMRLEPASWADRAWLRTTLDRISGGVGVTLEPDGSLALTRG; this is encoded by the coding sequence GTGGGCGGCGGCGTCGTGACGCTGTTCCTGTGCGGTGACGTGATGCTCGGGCGCGGCGTCGACCAGATCCTGGCGCACCCGTGTGATCCGGCACTGCGGGAGGCGTACGTCGAGGACGCGCGGTCCTACGTCCGGCTGGCGCAGTCGGCGCACGGCCCGGTGCCCGCCCCCGTCGATCCGTCCTGGCCGTGGGGCGAGGCGCTGCGGGTGCTGGACGAGGCCGCCCCGGACGCCCGGATCGTGAACCTGGAGACGTCGGTGACGCGCGGCGACACGTTCGCCCCGGACAAGGAGATCCACTACCGGATGCACCCGGCCAACCTGCCGGCCCTGGCCGTGGCCCGGCCCGACCTGACCGTCCTCGCCAACAACCACGTCCTGGACTTCGGCCGCCCGGGCCTGCTGGAGACCCTGGACTCACTGGCCCGGGCCGGCCTGCGGACGGCGGGTGCGGGACGTGACGCCGAGCAGGCGTACGCGCCCGCCGCGGTCCCCCTCCCCGGCGATCGCCGGCTGCTGGTCCTCGCGCTCGGTGCGCGCTCCAGCGGCATCCCGTCCGGCTGGGCGGCGACGGCGGACCGGCCCGGTGTGGCGTACGTGCCCGAGCTCTCGCCCGCCGCGGCCGACTCCGTGCTGCGGCACGTCCGCCGGATCCGCCGAGCCGGTGACGTGATCGTGGTGTCCGTGCACTGGGGCACGAACTGGGGGTTCCGCGTGCCCCGGGAGCAGGTCCGTTTCGCGCGCGCCCTGGTGGACGGCGGGGTCGACGTCGTCCACGGCCACTCCTCGCACCACCCCCGCCCGCTGGAGGTGTACCGGGACCGGCTGATCCTGTACGGCTGCGGCGACTTCGTCGACGACTACGAGGGCATCACCGGTTACGAGGAGTACCGCGACGACCTGCGGCTGGCGTTCCTCGTCTCGGTCGAGGCGGTCAGCGGCCGGCTGGCGGGGCTGCGCATGGTGCCGCTGCGGGCGCGCCGGATGCGGCTGGAGCCGGCCTCCTGGGCGGACCGAGCGTGGCTGCGGACGACGCTCGACCGGATCAGCGGCGGGGTGGGGGTGACGCTGGAGCCGGACGGCTCGCTGGCGTTGACGCGCGGATGA
- a CDS encoding DJ-1/PfpI family protein, which yields MTTYGLLVFEDAEELDFVGPWEVFNVSARLRDGADTAVLVAEHPGPVRCNKGLRVLPDHTLDDHPPLDVLHVPGGRGAREVQIHNPVVTDWIGKTAERAAWVHGVCTGTILLHAAGPARGRRVATHWSQEDTLEALGDVTVVRDVRYVVDGDLVTSQGVSAGIDSALWLVGRLHGRDHARAVRRHIQYDPAPPYLADEPV from the coding sequence ATGACGACATACGGCCTGCTGGTCTTCGAGGACGCCGAGGAGCTCGACTTCGTGGGCCCCTGGGAGGTCTTCAACGTCTCCGCCCGGCTGCGCGACGGCGCGGACACGGCCGTGCTCGTCGCCGAGCACCCCGGCCCGGTGCGCTGCAACAAGGGCCTGCGGGTCCTGCCCGACCACACCTTGGACGACCATCCGCCGCTCGACGTGCTGCACGTGCCGGGTGGCCGGGGCGCGCGCGAGGTCCAGATCCACAACCCGGTGGTCACCGACTGGATCGGGAAGACCGCGGAGCGGGCCGCGTGGGTGCACGGCGTGTGCACCGGCACGATCCTGCTGCACGCCGCGGGTCCCGCACGCGGGCGGCGGGTGGCCACGCACTGGAGCCAGGAAGACACCCTCGAGGCCCTCGGTGACGTGACGGTCGTCCGGGACGTCCGCTACGTCGTGGACGGCGACCTGGTCACCAGCCAGGGCGTCTCGGCCGGCATCGACAGCGCGCTGTGGCTCGTCGGCCGGCTGCACGGCCGTGACCACGCCAGGGCCGTGCGCCGCCACATCCAGTACGACCCGGCGCCGCCGTACCTCGCGGACGAGCCGGTCTGA
- a CDS encoding archease, which yields MAGDRGDEGQGRQAGECGHRAVPHPEYIRIEAWAACREHCLAEAVLAMVECFADVSGVRPTAVDRVRLAEASDDDLLVSLLDEIIFRLEEYGQVPVDVEADEADGGLDVRLAVTGLANVEITGAVPTAVEWNELRIGPDPYGWSCAVTVDA from the coding sequence ATGGCAGGTGACAGGGGCGACGAGGGGCAGGGACGGCAGGCGGGCGAGTGCGGGCACCGGGCGGTGCCACATCCCGAGTACATCCGGATCGAGGCGTGGGCGGCGTGCCGGGAGCACTGTCTGGCGGAGGCCGTCCTGGCGATGGTGGAGTGCTTCGCGGACGTCTCCGGAGTGCGTCCGACCGCCGTGGACCGGGTGCGGCTGGCCGAGGCCAGCGACGACGACCTGCTCGTCTCGCTGCTGGACGAGATCATCTTCCGGCTGGAGGAGTACGGCCAGGTGCCGGTGGACGTGGAGGCGGACGAGGCCGACGGCGGCCTGGACGTACGGCTGGCGGTGACCGGTCTGGCGAATGTGGAGATCACCGGGGCGGTTCCGACGGCCGTCGAGTGGAACGAGCTGCGGATCGGGCCGGATCCGTACGGGTGGTCGTGTGCGGTGACGGTCGACGCGTGA